In Methylotenera versatilis 79, the DNA window TAGGTCGATATAAAATAAATATTGTTCAGGCGTATCGTTTTTACTGATATGCGCGCGTGTTAACCAAGCCGCCAATACGCGATAAGCAATATCCACTTGCTGCTTATTTAGATTGGTTTGTACCAGCTGCCCTAACATGCATATTTGTACAAAATACGCAGACAACGTAGTGGAAGGTGATAGCTTAAATAGCGCAACTGGAATATATAATAATGCTTGCTGACTAGCAATCCGGTACAACATGTAAATCTGAATCCACATTTTTGTCGGTGGATTTGCTTGCGTCAACATACGCCATTTCATCATATTCATTGCAGCAAATATTGCTCTGCCGATGATGATCACGGGCATATTATTTTCTAACTTAAACTTGCTGGGGTTAATGACTTTTTCTATGATTTTTAGATGTGCAATATAGGATTGGCGGCAATAGCTGTAGCACGCTTCTGAAATATTGACTTCCAGTTCAGGCTTTAAATTCTCTACCTGCACAAATTGCGACGATATCTTTTCCAAGCGCGCGAAATTAACATCTTCAAGCGTAATCATTAAATCGAGTAGCGCGCCATAATCCATCGTTTCATCGGATTGCATTTGCGCGATAATCACTGCAAGTTGTTGATAGCTAAACTTTAATGCGGCAATATCTTCCATTTCAGCAAGGTCATCAACCCAGGCAAATGGTGCTTGGGGCTTTTTGCTAATGGCGTTACCAAATAATTGTCCGATAAAATTTTTCATTTAGCTTGCAGGTGTTAATTGTATCTTTAGAGCATTATTCTAATATATTTAATTAAAATATAATAATAAATCATTGAATAATCAAGAGTTATTTAAAAGTTAACCATTAAAAACTAGTGAAAAAGTAATCTAATATAAAAATCAAAAAACAGCCTTTAAAAAGAGCAACTTGGTTGCATGATAGAATAGCGTTTTTCAATCAAATAATTCAACACATGAACGTTCGTACTCGTTTTGCCCCAAGCCCCACTGGTTTTTTACATATTGGCGGTGCGCGCACTGCGCTATTTTCTTGGGCTTATGCTAAAAAAAATGCTGGCCAATTTATCTTACGTATTGAAGATACGGATGTAGAACGCAGCACGCCAGAAGCGGTGCAAGCGATTTTAGATGGCATGCATTGGCTGGGTTTAGATTACGATGAAGGTCCTTTTTATCAGATGCAACGCATGGATACTTATAAAAAAGTGATTCAAAGTATGTTAGATAAAGGCACTGCTTATTACTGTTATAGCAGTAAAGAAGAGTTGGAAGTTTTACGCGAAAGCCAAATGCAGCAAGGCTTAAAGCCGCGTTATGATGGTAAATGGCGGCCAGAAGGAGGTAAAAATTTACCTACAATCCCAACGAATATTCCACCAGTCGTGCGTTTTAAAAATCCGCAAACAGGCGTTGTTGCTTGGGACGATTTAGTGAAAGGCAAAATTGAAATCGCCAATAGTGAATTGGATGATTTGATTATTGCGCGTGCCGATGGCACGCCAACCTATAATTTTTGCGTAGTGGTAGACGATTATGAAATGGGTATCACGCAAGTGATTCGCGGTGATGACCACGTGAACAATACGCCGCGTCAAATCAATATGCTGAATGCTTTAGGGGCAACGGTTCCGCAATATGCGCATTTGTCGATGATATTGGGCGATGATGGCCAAAAACTCTCTAAGCGTCATGGTGCAGTGAGCGTGATGCAATACCATGAAGATGGCTATTTAAAAGAAGCGATTTTGAATTATCTGGCGCGTCTTGGTTGGAGTCATGGCGATGCGGAAATATTCAATATGCAACAATTTTGCGAATGGTTTGATTTGGATCACATTACGCCATCTGCCGCGCAATTTAATACCGAAAAACTCAATTGGTTAAATGCACATTACATTAAAGAGTCTAATATAGGTGCGCTTGCTGTCGATATAAAAGCCCGGCTAGCAAAGCTAAATGTTAATGTTTTAGCAACGCCAGATTTAAAAGCGGTATTAAACTTATATCGTGAGCGCGCGAATAATTTGAATCAATTAGCTGCGGATATTGCTTATTTTTATGTGCTACCACAAGCAAATGCAGCAGATGTTGAAAAACATATTACGCTTGAGATTCAACCTATCTTAAAAGTACTGGCTGAAAAGTTGGCTAAAATCGAATGGTCTGCGGAAGCGATTCATCACGCGATTAATGAAGTTGTGACCGAAAATCAACTCAAGTTTCCTAAAATAGCCATGCCATTGCGTGTAATGCTGACGGGCATTGCACAATCGCCAAGTATTGACCAAGTAATGGCGTTGTTGGGCCAAAAAGAGACCTTAGCTAGAATAAGTAACATTTTAAATTAAATCATTGAAAGTAATGTTAACGTTATTAAAGTAGCATTAAATGAATGCTTTAACGATTTACGCAAAATTGTGCGTTTTTGCTATTGAAATGCGAACAAAAAGTCACAATACTAATCATACGCATGGCAGTTTTAGCTTTTTCTCAAAGCTACTCCACATTATTACAACTAAAAGGAGCAAAATATGAATAACAAAGGACAAATGCTGCAGGATCCATTTTTAAATGCCCTCAGAAAAGAGCATGTACAAGTTTCAATTTACTTGGTAAATGGTATTAAATTACAAGGCCAAGTAGATTCATTCGACCAATACGTGATCCTATTAAAAAACACTGTTACCCAAATGGTGTACAAACACGCAATCTCTACGATTGTACCAGCACGTGCGGTGAGCATGGCGCTACCAGATCAGACAGAAGAGTAAAGTTTGGCAATTAAACCCTCCGGTTACGGCGAAAATACCCTAGCAAATCCAACGACTCTAACAGCGCCATCAGATGGTGGCGTTGTTTTAGTGAGTATCGATTTCGGCGAACCAGATTATGCAGAAAGTTTGCATGAACTGCGTCAGTTAGTTGTCTCTGCAAAAATGCAAGTGCGCGCCACGGTTGAAGGCAAGCGCAGCATTCCCGATGCAAAATTGTTTATTGGCAGCGGAAAAGCCGATGAATTAAAGCAGATATTAGAAGCCAGTGAAACAACTTTGGTGGCTTTTAATCATGATTTAAGTCCTTCTCAACAGCGTAATTTAGAACGTTTATTGCAAGCCAAAGTGCTTGATAGAACGGGTCTAATTCTAGATATTTTTGCGCAACGTGCGCAAAGTCATGAAGGTAAATTACAGATTGAGCTTGCTCAACTAGAGCATTTATCTACTAGGCTTGTACGCGGCTGGACGCACTTAGAGCGGCAAAAAGGCGGGATTGGCGTTCGTGGTGGTCCTGGTGAAACACAGTTGGAGTTAGATCGTCGTATGTTACGCGTACGCGTTAAACAATTGCGCGAAAAGCTGGATAAGCTCAAATTACAACGTGGCATGCAACGGCGTGCACGTAAACGTTCTAGCTTAATGACGGTTTCGTTAGTCGGTTATACCAATGCAGGAAAATCTACGTTATTTAATCGGTTAACTCAATCTGGCGTTTATGCGGCAGATCAGTTGTTTGCCACGTTGGATACTACTTCACGCAAAATGTATCTGGGTGAAGATTACCATTCAGGTGGCGGCTCATTGGTAATTTCCGATACGGTTGGTTTTATCAAACATTTACCAACGACACTGATTGAGGCATTCGGCGCAACTTTAGAAGAAGCGGTGCAAGCGGATTTGCTATTGCATATCGTTGATGTTGCCAGCACGAATCGCGATGCGCAGATTGCACAAGTTAATTTAGTTCTGCAAGAAATCGGCGCATCAAAAGTGCCACAAATTTTAGTGTTAAATCAAATCGATAAGCTAGATATGCCAGCAGATTTGATTCGCGATGAATATGGTAACATTTCAAAAGTGAGTATTTCAGCGTTTAGCGGCGCTGGAATCGATTATTTGAAATTAGCATTAACTGAGCATCAGCAACGTTTAAGGCGCCAGAGCACAGAAGAAAGTGCTTACGTTTAACGCTAGTTTTAATAAGTGTGAATGCGTATTCGTATTTCTAAATGCAATGTTGTCTTTTGCAATAATATTTAAATGTATGTGGAGTAATGAATGATTAAGTTTCCTGGATTTGGCCAAAATAATAACGAAGGCCCGCCTGATTTAGACAAGATATTGGGTGATTTAAACCAAAAAGTAAGTAATCTTTTTGGTAAAAAAGGCAGCGGCAATAATAATACGCCATCGACAAAAAAAGACTTTGATGTCCCTGTGTTGCCAGTCGTCGCAGTGATTGCTGCCATTTGGTTAGCGACTGGTTTTTACATTGTCGATCAAGGTTCACTTGGTGTTGTACAACGTTTTGGTAAATATAATGAAACCACGGAAACTGGTCCGCGCTGGCATTGGCCGTATCCATTTGAGTCGGTTACAGTGGTTAACATGGAGCAAGTGCGTCGTTTAGAAGTGGGTTATAGAAGCAATGGCGAAGGTGTTGGTGGCAAAACCAAGCAACCTAAAGAAGCCTTGATGCTGACCGAAGATGAAAATATTATTAATCTGCAATTTGCCGTGCAATATAACCTTAAAAACGCCAAAGATTATCTATTCAATAATCGCGATACAGATGCGGCGGTAATGTCTGCTGCAGAAACGGCTATTCGCGAAGTTGTCGGTAAAAACAAGTTGGACGATTTGCTGCAAAAAGGTTTGGCTGATACTTCAGAACGTATGCAATCGATTTTAGACAGTTATCAAACTGGCGTAAAAATCACCAGCGTATCCTTACAAAGTGCGCAACCGCCAGAGCAAGTGCAAGAAGCATTTGAGGATGTGAACCGCGCCAATCAAGATTATCAGCGTTTTATTAACGAAGGCCAAGCTTACGCAAATGATGTGATTCCAAAGGCACGTGGTAATGCGTCGCGCTTAAGTGCAGAAGCTGCTGGTTACCAATTAAAAGTTCAAAATGAAGCAATCGGTAATGCCAGCCGTTTTGAACAAATTTTAACGCAATACGCAAAAGCGCCAGAAGTGACGCGCCAGCGTTTGTATTTGGATGCGCAAGAGCAAATTATGTCTAGCACCAGTAAAGTGATTGTGGATCAGCCAGGCGGTAATAGTTTATTGTATTTGCCGTTAGATAAACTCATGTCAACTACTGCGCCATCCGCAACAACTCCAGTAACAATTAATGTGGAGACTAAAGATAATCAAGCCAGTGTTGTTGATGACTCGCATGAATTAACGCGCGATCGTCAAGGTCGTTAATCAATAAAAATGCGCAATTGTTTAGATAGAGCGCGTGAATGATTAAATTTAAAAGTTAAGAGAATATTAAGATGAAAAATATAGGTACATTTTTAATTGGCTTGTTTGCAGCGCTGGTCATACTGAGCATGTCTTTTTTTACAGTAGATCAACGTGAATATGCGTTGGTTTTCCGATTAGGTGAAATCGTGTCGGTTAAAAAAGAGCCAGGACTTTATTTTAAAGTGCCGCTTGTTGACGATTTGAAGAAATTTGATAAACGCATCATCACTTTGGATTGGGAAGAACCTGCTAAATTCAATACCAGCGAAAACAAATACATGATGGTCGATTCATTTGTGAAATGGCGCATTATTGACCCAGCTAAATATTATGTTTCTATCAAAGAAGGTGGCGAAGCTGCTGCTGAAGATAGACTTTCTAAAGTCGTTAATGCTGGATTTCGTGCAGAATTTGGTAAGCGTACCGTGCATGATGTGATTGCTGGCGAACGTACTGCGATTATGGATAATTTGCGCAAACGTGCCGATGCCGAAGCGCGTCAAATTGGTATTGAAGTGGTCGATGTGCGTTTGAAACGGGTTGATTATTCTGAAGAAATCAGCAAATCTGTGTTCGACCGTATGATTGCAGAACGTAAACGTATTGCCAATCAGCTACGTTCTGAAGGTTCTGCTGCATCTGAAAAAATTCGTGCTGATGCAGATAAACAACGTGAAGTAATTATTGCGGAAGCCTTTAGAGATGCACAGAAAATGAAAGGTGAGGGCGATGCAAAAGCGGCAGAAATTTACTCTAATGCTTATGGCAAAAATCCTGAATTCTATGCATTTTATCGTAGCCAAGAAGCCTACAAAAACAGCTTCAAAAGTAAATCAGATGTCATGGTCTTAGATCCTAAATCTGATTTCTTTAAATATATGCGCAGTGCTGGTGGTAAATAATTAGCAGGCAATTAGTAAATCAATTATCAATTTAATTATTACTATAATTTTAGCGTTAAGTTAACACTTAAATGAACACAACTTTATTGATGGCGCTAGGGTTGATGCTGGTTTTAGAAGGTGTGTTGCCTTTAATAGCGCCACAATCTTGGCGCGAAACTTTTAAACGTATGATTGAGTTTAATAATGGTCAACTGCGTTTTATTGGTTTGTTTTCCATTTTGGGCGGATTGTTGCTGATTTATTTAAGTCGCTAATCGCTTTTGTTTTTCAGCGGCTAAATTTTTCTACATAAGTTAGATTTTTAATTAGTCTCTTAGCCCAATTTGCCAAGTCCAAAATCAATTCAATCGTTTATCTTGTATAATATTAGCTATGCGAAATTGGTTACTCCCCGAATATATTGAAGATGTGTTGCCCGCTGAGGCAGCGCGATTAGAGTCTTTACGCCGTCAACTATTGGATTTATTCAAGGTGCACGGTTACCAATATATCATCCCGCCGACTCTTGAATATTTAGAATCGTTAATCACTGGCACGGGCCATGATCTGGATTTAGCGACATTTAAAGTAGTGGATCAGTTAACTGGTCGCCTAATGGGCATCCGTGCAGATATGACGCCGCAAGCTGCACGTATTGATGCACATATGCTCAATCATCAAGGGGTTTCTCGACTTTGTTATGCAGGTACGGTTTTGCGCACTAAACCAGATGGTTTGGCGCATACGCGTGAGCCACTACAATTAGGCGCGGAACTGTTTGGTCATGCAGGCATTGAGAGCGATATCGAAATCCATCGCTTGATGATTAAAGCCTTACAAACATTAGGTTTGAAAGAACTGCACATTGATTTTAGCCATGTGGCGATATTTGAAAGCTTGGTTAAAGCGGGAGATATAAACGCCAATTTAGAGCAAGCTTTGTATGCAGCTTTGCAAAGTAAGGACAAAGCCGGCGTAGCGTTGTTAGCGGTTAATTTAGATAGCAGAGTCAAGCAGGCATTAATGGATTTAACCGATTTGAATGGTGATGTGAGCGTGCTGCAAAAAGCAGAACAGCAATTGCCAAAATTGCCCGCGATAAGCAAAGCATTAGCAGATTTACGTATTGTCGCAAGCCAATTAAATGATTTAAATGTGAATGTATCGTTCGATTTAAGCGAGCTGCGTGGTTATCATTATCACAGCGGTATTGTGTTTGCGGCCTATGCAAAAGGTTATACAGGGCCGATTGCATTGGGCGGACGTTATGATGAAGTCGGACTGGTTTTTGGTCGTGCTCGTCCCGCGACAGGTTTTAGTTTGGATTTGCGCGGTGCGGTCACGGCATTAACTCCCGCAGTTACCTCAAAAGCGATTCTTGCTCCAGCTGGCGAAGATAAAATGTTGCTGAGTGCGATTGAAACATTGCGTGCAGACGGTCAAATCGTGATACAGACATTACCAAATTCAACCAGTAATATTGTTGAGATGAGTTGCGATAAGCAGTTGGTTTACAGCAGTAATCAATGGCAAATTGAACCCTTAAAACAAGTTCAGCCTTTACAGTAATTACCTCATTCATATTTCAGTAGAAAATAGTTAAGTTAAAGTTATGGCGCAAAATAGTGTAAAAAATCCTGCAAAAAACGTGGTTGTGATCGGCACACAATGGGGCGATGAAGGTAAAGGTAAGATTGTTGATTGGCTGACTGACCATGCGCAAGGCGTAGTGCGCTTTCAAGGTGGACATAATGCCGGCCATACATTGGTTGTCGGACAAGGTAGTGATCAACGCGTATACAAACTGAATCTTGTGCCGTCAGGCATCGTACGTGCAGGTGTGAACTGCTATATCGGCAACGGCGTTGTGTTGGATGCTGGACATTTGTTGAGCGAGATTGTTGCCTTGGAAAAAGATGGTTTAGAAGTTAAAAGCCGCTTAAAAGTTAGTCCAGGCTGCCCGCTGATTTTAAGTCATCACGTGGCTTTAGATACAGCGCGTGAAGCAAAACGTACGATTAAAATCGGCACAACAGGCAAAGGTATTGGCCCAACTTACGAAGACAAAGTAGCTCGCCGTGCGTTGCGCGTTTATGATTTATTTTATCCAGAGCGTTTTGCAGAAAAATTGCGCGAAGTAATGGATTACCACAACTTTGTATTAACCAACTATCTTGGTTCGCAAGCGGTTGATTTTAATCAGCAATATGATGCAAGTATGGCGCATGCGGTTGCATTAAAACCGATGATTGCAGATATTTCAGCTGAGCTATACACAGCAAATGCTAGAGGCGAAAATCTACTATTTGAAGGTGCGCAAGGCACATTGCTTGACATCGATCATGGCACTTATCCTTATGTAACTTCAAGCAACTGTATTGCGGGACAAGCTTCTGCGGGTACTGGTGTCGGTGCTAATATGTTGCATTATGTGCTCGGCATCACCAAAGCTTACACCACACGTGTGGGTGGCGGTCCTTTCCCAAGTGAATTGGATATTGAAACCGAAGGTGTACCAGGTTATCAAATGTCCAATAAAGGTCAAGAAATTGGCACTGTGACTAAACGTAAACGTCGCTGTGGCTGGTTTGACGCTGCGGCACTGCGTCGTTCTGCGCGAATTAATGGTTTAACCGGTTTATGTATCACCAAACTGGATGTTTTAGATGGTATTGAAACTTTAGATATTTGTACTGGCTATGAGTTAGATGGAAAATTAGTGGATATGCTGCCAGTTGGTGCAGATGATGTCGCGCGTTGCAAGCCGATTTATGAAACAGTTGATGGCTGGCAAGCCAATACATTTGGCGTCAAAACTTGGGATGGCTTGCCTAAAAATGCGCAACATTATCTTAAACGCTTGGAAGCTTTATGTGGTGTGCCGATTGCCATCGTATCAACAGGCCCAGAGCGCGATGAGACGATTATTATTGAGCATCCTTTTGCCTAAATGCAAACTTAATCAATGCAAATAAGGCGATTAGCTTGGGCGATTACAGGTTCTGGTCATTATCTACGGGAATGCTTAGATGTTTTACAGGCGTTCAAAAATCAAAATTTAACGCCTGTTGATATTTTCTTAAGCAAAGCTGCTGCCGAAATTATTAAGCAATATGGTTTTCAGACGCAATTAGAAGCATCAGGTCATCGTGTTTTTCAAGATAAAACTGCTAGCAGTATTCCCGTTGAATTTTTCTATCAAGGTCAATATCACACACTCGTGATTGCGCCAGCAACATCTAATACGGTTGCCAAAATGGCCTATGGTTTTTCCGATAGTTTAGTCACGAACCTATATGCGCAAGCGGGAAAAACGCGTGTAACGAGTATTGTGTTTGCTTGCGATACCATTCCAGCGCTAGGTGATGCATTTATAGAATCTGAAGCACCACGCGAAAATATCGTCAAAGTTTTTCCACGTCAAATTGATTTAGACAATGTTGCCAAGTTGTCGCAATTTGAATTAACACAAGTGGTGGATAGCATTGAGTCGCTTGAAGAGTCTATTTATAAGCGTTTGAATGCGGTTTCAATCAAATAATCTAGCGTTTAAATGAAACCCAGCAAGCCAGAGAATCTACTTTTTGTCACCGGAAAACTGGCGGAAAAAAGCTTGAATAAAGTCTTGCAAACTATCCAAACGGATACCAAAACGCCACAATTCAAATATCGCATTGAGCAAATTGGCGTTTCGGTTGCTGCCTTGATGACGCCAGACTTAATCGCGCGCAGATTAAAAGATATTGGTAATGCAGACAAAGTAATTTTGCCCGGATTATGTCAAGGCGATTTGACCGCACTGCAAGCGCAATATGGCGTGCCGATTGAGCGCGGACCAGCGGATTTAAAAGATTTACCGCAATACTTTGGCAACAAAGGTATTGCACCAGACTTAACTCAATATTCAGTGCAAATTTTTGCCGAAATCGTGGATGCGCCTGATTTAAGCGTAGATGCGATATTAAAAAAAGCGCTGCGATTTCAAGCACAGGGCGCGAATGTGATTGATTTGGGTTGTTTGCCAGGCAAATCATTTCTGCATTTAAAAGATGCGATTCAAACGCTTAAATCAGTTGGACTTAAAGTGAGTGTTGATTCTATGCATGCCGATGATTTGTTATTGGCTGGAAAATCTGGCGCAGATTACCTGTTAAGTTTGACTGAACACACACTTTGGATTGCCGATGAAGTTGCGGCTACACCGATTCTGATTCCTGCCAAGCCGGGCAATATGGCGTCGCTTTATCGTGCGATTGAACATTGTCTTAAACACAATAAACCGTTTATTGCAGATGCGATTTTAGATCCCATTCATTTTGGCTTGGCTGATTCGATTGTGCGCTATCACAAACTGCGTAAAAAATATCCGCACATTCAAATAATGATGGGCGTTGGCAATTTAACGGAATTAACCGACGCAGATACCACCGGTATTAATGCGATTTTGTTTGGCTTGATTAGTGAATTGAATATTCAAGCGGTTTTAGCTACTTCTGTGAGCGCGCATGCAGTTAATGCAATTGCCGAAGCGGATAATGCGCGCCGCGTGATGTATCGCGCAAAACTGGATGACAGATTGCCGCGTGGCTACAGCAATGGTTTGCTTGGACTGCATGATAGAAAACCTTTTCCTTATAATAAAGAAGAAATTGGCGAAATTGCTGCACAAATCAAAGATCCTAGTTTCAGGATTATGGTGAGTGAAGCGGGCGTACATGTCTATAATCGCGATGGGTTACAGCAGGATATTGACCCGTTCGCGTTTTACCCTAATTTAGGCGTGCAAAATGATGCCTCGCATGCATTTTATTTGGGTGTGGAACTGGCAAGAGCGCAAATTGCTTGGCAATTGAAAAAGCGTTATGTGCAGGATGAAGCGCTTAATTGGGGTATTTCGAGTTTGGTAGAAAAAGCAGATGACAGAAAAAGTCACCGCGAAGCTTCTTTAAAAGAAAAACGCCAAGAAAAATTAAAAGACAACAAAGAGTTACAACAAAAAATATAAAAATAAATACTAGGAAAAACAAAAAAGTCCAAATAATGATTTTCGAAACCATTATCACCACGATTAACCCAGAGGCGGAACCGCATGTGACGCCTTTTGGTGTACGCTATGAAGGCGAAAATGTGGTCATTTCCCCTTACAAACCATCGACAACTTTAAGCAATATATTAGCCACTAAGCATGCTGTAATGAATTTAACCGACGATGTGCGCGTTTTCGCTGCCGCGCTAACTAATCGACAAGCTTGGCAATTATTGCCTGCTAATAAGGTGAATGGTTTTAGACTGAAAAACTGTCTTGAACATGTAGAGTTGGCGTTAATTGAAGTGCGTGACGATGCTGTTAGACCGCAGCTGGTGATGCAGAGAATATACACACAACATCATCAAGTGTTTAATGGTTTTAATCGCGCGCAGGCAGCGGTAATAGAGCTTGCGGTTTTAGTGAGCCGCTTGCACATGTTGCCAACAGTAAAAATACAAGCCGAAATGCAATATCTGCAAATTGCAATCGACAAAACCGCAGGTGAAAATGAACTGCAGGCTTGGGGTTGGTTGGTGGAGAAAGTAAGCCAATTTTACGCGCAGTCAAATACTAGAAAAGACAAATGACACAGCTACTGATTAGCGTTAAGAATGTTGAAGAGGCTTTAATTACATTAGCGTGTGGCGTGGATATTATTGATTTAAAAGATCCGAATATTGGCGCTTTAGGCGCGCTGGATATAAATACTAGTCGAGAAATTTTACAAAAAATTCATCAATCTAAACAGTTAACTCGCATACAAAATTTGCCATTTACCAGCGCCACAGTGGGTGAATCACATGCAAATATAACAGAGCTGATAAAAGCCGTTGATGCAAGAATCAAAATAGGCGTCGATATTATTAAAATATCCGTGTCTAGTTTATTGAGTGAGGTAGGTTCTATTTTGGATGCTGAGCTAATGGCTAATATTACTTCATCCAAACAGGTTAAGTTTATAGCCGTATTTTTCGCAGATCAGCCTATTGATTTAACTTTGCTTGAAAAGCTAAAAAGTCATGGCTTTTATGGCGCCATGATTGACACCCATGAAAAGCAGAAAAATTTGCTGGAAATTTGCACTTTATCGACTTTACAAATGTTTACACAAATTTGTCAAAAAAATGACTTAAAATCTGGTTTAGCTGGATCATTAAAACCACAACATGTAGGAGCTTTGGCTACTATCAGCCCATCCTATATTGGTTTTAGAGGCGGCGTATGCACGGAAGGCGTTCGAAAGAGCAGCTTAATGCAAAGTAAAGTAGTAAATGTGCAAGCAATGTTGCAAGAACACAACAAAATCAAAGTTAGCGTGTAGTTAAGCATGCCTTTAGCGTTGCATAGTTAAGGTGGTTTAAGTATAGTTCGTGTGTGGACGTCAGTATGTTTGTTTTTAACTAGGAGTTTAATAATGAAAAAGAATTTAGTTGGTCTAGCTGTTGCAGCTACACTTAGTTTAACTGCTCTAGCAGTTTCTGCAGAAGATTTATACCGTGGTGCTTGGTATGCAGTACCAGGTGTTACTTATTTACACCCAGATAGCGACTTAGAAGCCGACAATGGTGTACATGGTGGCTTTATCAGCATTGGTAAAGAATTAAGCCCAAGCTGGGATTTACAAGGTCGTTTAGGTTATAACCGTGCTGATGAAGATACTGGTATTGCTGGTGCTAGCGGTAAATACAAACAAACTACATTGGGTTTAGACGCATTGTATATGTTCAGTCGTGAAAAATTCCGTCCATTCTTACTTGCTGGTGTTGGCGCAGCTCGTAACAACGTAGACTACTCAGGTGTAGGTATTGGCGACAAAACTAAAACATCTTTACTAGCTAATGTGGGTTTGGGTGCTCAGTATCTATTTAATGATAAGTTTGGTTTACAGGCTGATTTACGTCATCAGTGGAGCAGATT includes these proteins:
- a CDS encoding adenylosuccinate synthase yields the protein MAQNSVKNPAKNVVVIGTQWGDEGKGKIVDWLTDHAQGVVRFQGGHNAGHTLVVGQGSDQRVYKLNLVPSGIVRAGVNCYIGNGVVLDAGHLLSEIVALEKDGLEVKSRLKVSPGCPLILSHHVALDTAREAKRTIKIGTTGKGIGPTYEDKVARRALRVYDLFYPERFAEKLREVMDYHNFVLTNYLGSQAVDFNQQYDASMAHAVALKPMIADISAELYTANARGENLLFEGAQGTLLDIDHGTYPYVTSSNCIAGQASAGTGVGANMLHYVLGITKAYTTRVGGGPFPSELDIETEGVPGYQMSNKGQEIGTVTKRKRRCGWFDAAALRRSARINGLTGLCITKLDVLDGIETLDICTGYELDGKLVDMLPVGADDVARCKPIYETVDGWQANTFGVKTWDGLPKNAQHYLKRLEALCGVPIAIVSTGPERDETIIIEHPFA
- a CDS encoding DUF2065 domain-containing protein, translated to MNTTLLMALGLMLVLEGVLPLIAPQSWRETFKRMIEFNNGQLRFIGLFSILGGLLLIYLSR
- the gltX gene encoding glutamate--tRNA ligase; translation: MNVRTRFAPSPTGFLHIGGARTALFSWAYAKKNAGQFILRIEDTDVERSTPEAVQAILDGMHWLGLDYDEGPFYQMQRMDTYKKVIQSMLDKGTAYYCYSSKEELEVLRESQMQQGLKPRYDGKWRPEGGKNLPTIPTNIPPVVRFKNPQTGVVAWDDLVKGKIEIANSELDDLIIARADGTPTYNFCVVVDDYEMGITQVIRGDDHVNNTPRQINMLNALGATVPQYAHLSMILGDDGQKLSKRHGAVSVMQYHEDGYLKEAILNYLARLGWSHGDAEIFNMQQFCEWFDLDHITPSAAQFNTEKLNWLNAHYIKESNIGALAVDIKARLAKLNVNVLATPDLKAVLNLYRERANNLNQLAADIAYFYVLPQANAADVEKHITLEIQPILKVLAEKLAKIEWSAEAIHHAINEVVTENQLKFPKIAMPLRVMLTGIAQSPSIDQVMALLGQKETLARISNILN
- the hfq gene encoding RNA chaperone Hfq, producing MNNKGQMLQDPFLNALRKEHVQVSIYLVNGIKLQGQVDSFDQYVILLKNTVTQMVYKHAISTIVPARAVSMALPDQTEE
- the hflK gene encoding FtsH protease activity modulator HflK, with amino-acid sequence MIKFPGFGQNNNEGPPDLDKILGDLNQKVSNLFGKKGSGNNNTPSTKKDFDVPVLPVVAVIAAIWLATGFYIVDQGSLGVVQRFGKYNETTETGPRWHWPYPFESVTVVNMEQVRRLEVGYRSNGEGVGGKTKQPKEALMLTEDENIINLQFAVQYNLKNAKDYLFNNRDTDAAVMSAAETAIREVVGKNKLDDLLQKGLADTSERMQSILDSYQTGVKITSVSLQSAQPPEQVQEAFEDVNRANQDYQRFINEGQAYANDVIPKARGNASRLSAEAAGYQLKVQNEAIGNASRFEQILTQYAKAPEVTRQRLYLDAQEQIMSSTSKVIVDQPGGNSLLYLPLDKLMSTTAPSATTPVTINVETKDNQASVVDDSHELTRDRQGR
- the hflC gene encoding protease modulator HflC, whose amino-acid sequence is MKNIGTFLIGLFAALVILSMSFFTVDQREYALVFRLGEIVSVKKEPGLYFKVPLVDDLKKFDKRIITLDWEEPAKFNTSENKYMMVDSFVKWRIIDPAKYYVSIKEGGEAAAEDRLSKVVNAGFRAEFGKRTVHDVIAGERTAIMDNLRKRADAEARQIGIEVVDVRLKRVDYSEEISKSVFDRMIAERKRIANQLRSEGSAASEKIRADADKQREVIIAEAFRDAQKMKGEGDAKAAEIYSNAYGKNPEFYAFYRSQEAYKNSFKSKSDVMVLDPKSDFFKYMRSAGGK
- a CDS encoding ATP phosphoribosyltransferase regulatory subunit produces the protein MRNWLLPEYIEDVLPAEAARLESLRRQLLDLFKVHGYQYIIPPTLEYLESLITGTGHDLDLATFKVVDQLTGRLMGIRADMTPQAARIDAHMLNHQGVSRLCYAGTVLRTKPDGLAHTREPLQLGAELFGHAGIESDIEIHRLMIKALQTLGLKELHIDFSHVAIFESLVKAGDINANLEQALYAALQSKDKAGVALLAVNLDSRVKQALMDLTDLNGDVSVLQKAEQQLPKLPAISKALADLRIVASQLNDLNVNVSFDLSELRGYHYHSGIVFAAYAKGYTGPIALGGRYDEVGLVFGRARPATGFSLDLRGAVTALTPAVTSKAILAPAGEDKMLLSAIETLRADGQIVIQTLPNSTSNIVEMSCDKQLVYSSNQWQIEPLKQVQPLQ
- the hflX gene encoding GTPase HflX, which encodes MKPSGYGENTLANPTTLTAPSDGGVVLVSIDFGEPDYAESLHELRQLVVSAKMQVRATVEGKRSIPDAKLFIGSGKADELKQILEASETTLVAFNHDLSPSQQRNLERLLQAKVLDRTGLILDIFAQRAQSHEGKLQIELAQLEHLSTRLVRGWTHLERQKGGIGVRGGPGETQLELDRRMLRVRVKQLREKLDKLKLQRGMQRRARKRSSLMTVSLVGYTNAGKSTLFNRLTQSGVYAADQLFATLDTTSRKMYLGEDYHSGGGSLVISDTVGFIKHLPTTLIEAFGATLEEAVQADLLLHIVDVASTNRDAQIAQVNLVLQEIGASKVPQILVLNQIDKLDMPADLIRDEYGNISKVSISAFSGAGIDYLKLALTEHQQRLRRQSTEESAYV